In one window of Eretmochelys imbricata isolate rEreImb1 chromosome 21, rEreImb1.hap1, whole genome shotgun sequence DNA:
- the SLC41A1 gene encoding solute carrier family 41 member 1 isoform X3, which yields MTLASRLSTAANIGHMDTPKELWRMIMGNMALIQVQATVVGFLASIAAVIFGWIPDGHFSIGHAVLLCASSVATAFIASLVLGMIMIGVIIGSRKIGINPDNVATPIAASLGDLITLALLSGISWGLYIELEDKAYVNPLVCAFFIALLPLWIIIAKRNPVTREVLYSGWEPVIIAMAISSVGGLILDKTVSDPNFAGMAVFTPVINGVGGNLVAVQASRISTYLHMSGMPGESSEMAPRKCPTPCNTFFSSDVNSRSARVLFLLVVPGHLVFLYTISSMQGGHTTLTLIFIVFYMTAALLQVLILLYIADWMVHWMWGRGLDPDNFSIPYLTALGDLLGTGLLALSFHILWLIGDRDTDVGD from the exons GCTAATATCGGGCACATGGACACACCCAAGGAGCTCTGGAGGATGATAATGGGGAACATGGCTCTGATTCAG GTTCAAGCTACAGTGGTGGGTTTCCTGGCTTCCATTGCTGCCGTGATATTTGGCTGGATCCCAGACGGGCACTTCAGCATTGGCCATGCCGTCCTGCTCTGTGCCAGTAGCGTGGCCACCGCCTTCATAGCATCACTCGTGCTGG GAATGATCATGATCGGCGTCATCATTGGATCCAGAAAGATAGGGATCAACCCGGATAACGTGGCCACGCCCATTGCCGCCAGCCTGGGGGACCTCATCACCTTGGCGCTGCTTTCGGGGATCAGCTGGGGCCTCTACATAGAGCTGG AGGACAAAGCATACGTGAATCCTTTGGTGTGTGCCTTCTTCATAGCCCTGCTACCGCTCTGGATCATCATTGCCAAGAGGAATCCAGTAACCCGGGAGGTGCTGTACTCTGGGTGGGAGCCAGTCATCATTGCTATGGCTATTAGCAG TGTTGGAGGGTTAATATTGGACAAAACTGTGTCGGATCCAAACTTTGCGGGGATGGCCGTCTTTACGCCAGTGATTAATG GTGTCGGTGGCAACCTGGTGGCTGTCCAGGCTAGTCGCATCTCCACTTACCTCCACATGAGCGGAATGCCGGGCGAGAGCTCAGAGATGGCCCCGCGCaaatgccccaccccctgcaacaCATTCTTCAGCTCAG ATGTGAATTCCCGCTCAGCCCGTGTGCTCTTTCTCCTAGTAGTTCCTGGGCACTTAGTTTTCCTCTACACCATTAGCTCCATGCAGGGAGGGCATACCACGCTCACCCTGATCTTCATAGTCTTCTACATGACCGCTGCACTTCTGCAG GTTCTCATTCTACTGTACATTGCCGACTGGATGGTGCATTGGATGTGGGGTAGGGGCCTGGATCCTGACAACTTTTCCATCCCTTACTTAACGGCACTGGGTGACCTGCTTGGGACAGGTCTCTTGGCTCTCAGTTTCCACATTCTCTGGCTCATCGGTGACCGGGACACGGACGTGGGAGACTAG